Proteins co-encoded in one Dehalogenimonas sp. WBC-2 genomic window:
- a CDS encoding DNA-binding response regulator, protein MVSEEKIKVLLADDHVIVREGTREMVQRQPDMQVVAEASDGVEAVELAKVYKPDVIVMDISMPNMNGIEATKQIKKILPTTAILVLTAYDSDQYIMALLEAGAAGYLLKNVRGNQLIEAIRAVYSGESILQPSTTRRVIDHLKSKPLPTDDNPAAALTEREMEVLKLAAKGVSNRDIADRLFVSSRTVQTHLSNIFKKLEVASRTEAILYGLKRGWFYMEELP, encoded by the coding sequence ATGGTAAGTGAAGAAAAAATCAAAGTATTGCTTGCGGACGATCATGTGATTGTCCGTGAAGGAACACGTGAGATGGTTCAGCGACAGCCTGACATGCAGGTGGTGGCTGAAGCCAGTGACGGAGTGGAGGCGGTGGAACTGGCAAAGGTTTACAAACCGGACGTTATCGTTATGGACATATCGATGCCAAATATGAACGGCATTGAAGCGACAAAACAAATTAAAAAAATCCTCCCAACCACAGCGATACTCGTTCTGACTGCTTATGACTCCGATCAATACATTATGGCGCTATTGGAAGCCGGCGCGGCGGGCTACCTGTTAAAAAATGTTCGTGGTAATCAACTTATAGAGGCGATACGAGCTGTGTATTCCGGCGAATCAATCCTGCAACCTTCAACAACCAGACGCGTTATTGACCATCTGAAATCCAAGCCATTACCCACGGATGATAACCCTGCAGCCGCGCTTACCGAACGTGAGATGGAAGTTTTGAAGCTTGCAGCTAAAGGCGTCAGTAACCGGGACATCGCCGACCGGCTTTTTGTAAGCAGCAGAACGGTACAAACTCACCTTTCAAATATTTTCAAGAAGCTTGAGGTAGCCTCCCGTACCGAAGCTATTCTTTACGGTCTTAAACGTGGTTGGTTCTATATGGAGGAACTACCCTGA
- a CDS encoding sensor histidine kinase, which translates to MLIIFFIGGFFLQYPQFIPFIDPINPNSFLDLSRHSFGRLIMLLPVTYAALVFGIRIGLLALLAAVSIIVPYLFITEIPVTNDDIIEIIGIVIIGLVVNLWLESYESDKRHRQMAYLRLESAQRELQRMQQNLRFYDTVPL; encoded by the coding sequence TTGCTTATCATTTTCTTTATCGGCGGTTTTTTTCTCCAATATCCTCAATTCATTCCCTTCATTGATCCCATAAACCCAAACAGTTTTTTAGACCTGAGCCGTCATTCTTTCGGGCGATTAATTATGCTGCTGCCAGTAACTTACGCTGCTTTAGTTTTTGGGATCCGTATCGGATTATTGGCACTGTTGGCTGCGGTATCAATCATTGTGCCCTATTTGTTTATTACAGAAATCCCTGTAACCAATGATGATATCATCGAAATCATCGGTATTGTTATTATCGGTCTGGTAGTTAATCTATGGCTGGAAAGTTATGAATCAGATAAGCGTCACCGTCAGATGGCCTATTTGAGACTAGAAAGCGCACAGAGAGAACTCCAAAGAATGCAACAAAACCTCAGATTTTATGATACCGTTCCTTTGTAG